A region of the Chryseobacterium cucumeris genome:
TGATGTAGCTCTTACAAATTTATCTTTAAGTCGATATGGAGTGACCAATACGGATTATTTTATCAAAGCAACTGTAAAAAATAATGGGGCACAAAGTGTTAATAATGTCACCCTTAACTGGAATGATGGCACAGACCATTCTGCTGTAATACCCTTAGCGGCGCCTTTAGCTATTGGGCAGGAAAAAGAAATTACGCATTCAAATGCCGTAAACTATTCTACAGTCGTAAATAAAAATATTATTGTATCTGTTACCGGAGTCAACGGAGCAGCGGATGCTACTCCTGCAGACAATACATTGTCCACCCAATTTATAAGTGTAAGCCAGAATTCGCCTAAAAAAGTAGTGATTGAAGAAGGTACGGGAACATGGTGTGGTTATTGCCCTAGAGGGGCGGTTGCAATGCATAATGCTGAAAATAGTTTTCCTAATGATTTTATAGGAATTGCAGTACATAATAATGATCCTATGACTTTGGCTGAATATAATACAGGAGCAAACTTTAATAGCTTTCCAGGAATGAATGTGGACAGAAGTCTTCTGAGACAGAGTGTTAGTTCTGATTTCTCTGAGTTTATTAATGCAAGGAAATCATTGATTGTTCCTGTTGCACTAAATGCAACATCTTCCCTGGCAGGAAGAATTTTAACATTCAATGCATCTGCTGTTTTCAGAACCAACTTTACAAATGCTAACTTCAGATTCGTTGCTGTGGTTATAGAAGATGAAGTAAAAGGTACTACTTCGGGCTATAACCAGGCAAATTACTATGCTGGGAGCACTACATCTATGGGTGGATATGAAAGTAAACCCAACCCGGTGCCTGCTGCGGATATGGTTTATGATCATGTGGGCAGAATGCTGTTGGGAGGATATGCCGGGCAGGCAGGATCTATACCTTCCACCCTAACTGACGGTCAGGTTGTAAACTATACATTTACAGCAGATATTCCAACTGCATATAACCTGGATAAAATAAAAGTTGCTTTGCTTTTATTGGATGGTACAACCGGCGAAATTGTTAATGCAGCAGGGCCATTTGCCATAAACACAACATTAGGGGTTCATGCTGCTGAAAAGACAAACAATGAACATATGTTATATCCTAACCCCGCAAAAGACTATTTCAAAATTGACGGAAAAGGAAAGGCAGACATTAAAATTTTTGATGTCAGTGGAAGAACAATTCTTGAAAAAGAAAATGCAGAGCCTAATACTCCGATTTCTGTACACAA
Encoded here:
- a CDS encoding T9SS-dependent choice-of-anchor J family protein, with the protein product MKKILFSVLILIFGIHYSQTYYSQDFNTAGLNGWVSTDIDGDGKQWTNMNVSSVNAGFGSGSLTSFSYVNGTGALTPNNLITSPLINLSTVTASNAYLVYNLATYSNDPNEKYSVYVTTTNASGAITASTPVYTETVAAGGFQNRVINVSSFIGQQVYISFRHYDCTDQYYLILDNIQVKSLADYDVALTNLSLSRYGVTNTDYFIKATVKNNGAQSVNNVTLNWNDGTDHSAVIPLAAPLAIGQEKEITHSNAVNYSTVVNKNIIVSVTGVNGAADATPADNTLSTQFISVSQNSPKKVVIEEGTGTWCGYCPRGAVAMHNAENSFPNDFIGIAVHNNDPMTLAEYNTGANFNSFPGMNVDRSLLRQSVSSDFSEFINARKSLIVPVALNATSSLAGRILTFNASAVFRTNFTNANFRFVAVVIEDEVKGTTSGYNQANYYAGSTTSMGGYESKPNPVPAADMVYDHVGRMLLGGYAGQAGSIPSTLTDGQVVNYTFTADIPTAYNLDKIKVALLLLDGTTGEIVNAAGPFAINTTLGVHAAEKTNNEHMLYPNPAKDYFKIDGKGKADIKIFDVSGRTILEKENAEPNTPISVHNFVKGTYLVSIKEKDAEPVIKKLIIK